In Zingiber officinale cultivar Zhangliang chromosome 6A, Zo_v1.1, whole genome shotgun sequence, a single genomic region encodes these proteins:
- the LOC121997366 gene encoding HIPL1 protein-like, with protein MASFPFFLFFFFLLLPQCLSLQLCTNSMAPLTLNTTLTFCGNSGSSCCNATDDGLLRRQFQSMNISDAACAAVMKSIVCARCDPFSAELFDTGPSPDTVPTLCNSTSSSTSSLASNPNPNFCTQVWDSCNNVSMLNSPFAGLPVSSSRLIDIWQSETDFCKAFGGSPSDSSLCFNGNSTSFNTILPSPSPKGLCLERIANGSYLNMVPHPDGSNRAFVLNQAGKIWLATIPDQGSGGTLEIDETNPFLDLTDQVHYDTELGMMAIAFHPNFTTNGRFFVSYNCDRLQSLSCSGRCSCNSDAGCDPSNLGADRGAQPCQYQAVVAEYTVNSSSTTPSTATSANPLEVRRIFTMGLPYTNHHGGQILFGPADGYLYFMMGDGGSKGDPFNFAQNKKALLGKIMRLDVNNFQSDNQATNLSLWGNYSIPDDNPYTIDSELQPEIWALGLANPWRCNFDSERPSYFYCADTGDDTYEEVDLITKGGNYGWRVYEGPDLYRPPRTPGGNTSLSSISPIFPAMGYTHAEVNNSTGSASITGGYVYRSTADPCLHGRYLYADLYGVAIWAAAEVPGNSGNYTSTRMAFGCSERSPIPCDRVAGSPLPDLGYVFSFGEDNRKDVFLLSSVGVYRIVPPSRCNYTCPLENTTDAGGSGSSSSARRMEGLTGRVAAAAAAAVFVLLCWC; from the exons ATGGCTTCTTttcccttcttccttttcttcttcttcctcctcctccctcaGTGTCTTTCCCTCCAACTCTGCACCAATTCGA TGGCACCTTTGACTCTGAATACTACTCTGACTTTCTGCGGAAACAGTGGCAGCAGCTGCTGCAACGCCACCGACGACGGCCTCCTCCGGCGGCAGTTCCAGTCCATGAACATCTCCGACGCAGCCTGCGCCGCCGTCATGAAGTCCATCGTCTGCGCT AGATGCGATCCATTTTCTGCCGAGTTATTCGACACTGGACCAAGCCCTGACACAGTTCCTACTCTATGCAACTCTACCAGTTCATCAACCTCTTCGTTGGCATCAAATCCCAACCCAAACTTCTGTACACAAGTTTGGGATTCCTGCAACAACGTCTCTATGCTGAATTCTCCATTTGCAGGATTGCCAGTGTCCTCTTCCAGGCTCATCGATATCTGGCAATCCGAAACCGACTTCTGTAAGGCTTTCGGAGGTTCTCCGAGTGACAGCTCCCTATGCTTCAATGGCAATTCAACCTCATTCAACACTATCTTACCTTCACCCTCTCCCAAAGGCCTGTGCCTTGAGAGAATTGCCAATGGATCTTACCTCAACATGGTCCCCCACCCCGATGGCTCGAACCGCGCTTTTGTATTGAATCAGGCTGGCAAGATATGGCTGGCGACGATCCCTGATCAAGGATCCGGAGGAACACTGGAGATTGACGAGACCAACCCCTTCCTTgatttaactgatcaagttcactACGACACTGAACTTGGCATGATGGCCATTGCATTTCATCCGAACTTCACTACAAATGGCCGGTTTTTCGTCTCCTACAACTGCGATAGGCTTCAGTCGTTGAGTTGTTCAGGAAGGTGTTCATGCAATTCCGATGCAGGATGTGATCCTTCAAATCTCGGCGCAGACCGTGGTGCCCAGccatgccagtatcaagctgttGTGGCCGAGTACACTGTAAATAGTTCCTCAACAACACCTTCCACG GCAACGAGTGCCAATCCATTAGAAGTGAGGAGGATCTTCACTATGGGTCTTCCATACACAAACCATCATGGAGGCCAAATTCTGTTCGGACCGGCAGATGGATACCTCTATTTCATGATGGGGGATGGTGGCAGCAAGGGGGATCCCTTCAACTTTGCTCAAAACAAGAAAGCATTGCTCGGAAAAATTATGCGGCTCGACGTAAACAACTTCCAAA GTGACAATCAAGCAACCAACCTAAGTCTATGGGGAAACTACTCCATTCCAGATGATAATCCTTACACGATCGACAGCGAATTGCAACCCGAGATATGGGCATTAGGCCTTGCTAACCCTTGGCGATGCAATTTCGATTCTGAAAGACCTTCATATTTCTACTGCGCAGACACTGGAGAT GATACATATGAAGAAGTAGATTTGATCACGAAGGGTGGCAACTACGGATGGCGTGTCTACGAGGGCCCTGATCTTTACAGACCGCCAAGGACGCCCGGCGGAAACACTTCACTCAGCTCCATAAGTCCGATCTTCCCTGCCATGGGTTACACCCACGCCGAGGTCAACAACTCGACGGGCTCCGCGTCCATCACCGGCGGTTATGTCTACAGGTCGACGGCGGACCCCTGCTTGCATGGAAG ATATCTGTATGCGGACCTGTACGGTGTGGCGATTTGGGCAGCCGCTGAGGTGCCCGGAAACAGCGGAAACTACACGAGCACAAGGATGGCTTTCGGTTGCAGCGAGAGGTCTCCGATTCCTTGTGACAGGGTGGCGGGGAGCCCCCTCCCGGACCTGGGATACGTGTTCTCGTTCGGGGAAGACAACAGAAAGGATGTTTTTCTGTTAAGCAGCGTCGGCGTGTACAGAATCGTTCCCCCGAGCCGATGCAACTACACTTGCCCGCTGGAGAACACGACTGATGCAGGGGGTTCAGGGAGTTCTTCGTCTGCAAGGAGAATGGAAGGGCTAACGGGGAgagtggcggcggcggcggcggcggcggtgttTGTGCTTCTCTGCTGGTGTTGA
- the LOC121997364 gene encoding probable prolyl 4-hydroxylase 6: MRSYASSIAFFFSALVLFLVSFLGLVPLAVTEPSIDDPSRVTQISWRPRIFLYEGFLSDEECDHIIKLARSKMKRSMVADSISGEIRKSNVRTSFGMFLTKHQDEVIARIDQRIAKWTFLPEENAEALQVLRYQEGQKYVPHHDYFYDPKNEIRGGHRYATVLMYLSDVKKGGETVFPIAEGASSQFKDDSWSDCAKNGLAVKPKKGDAVLFFSLHINGTTDPASLHASCPVIEREKWSAPKWIHVRSFDNPQKPSSTKECSDYNENCSYWASTGECQKNPNYMIGNGAVLGNCRKSCMVCGKSKSMRLIS, from the exons ATGAGATCCTACGCCTCTTCCAtcgccttcttcttctctgcccTCGTCCTCTTCCTCGTCTCCTTCCTGGGTCTCGTCCCCCTCGCCGTAACCGAGCCCAGCATAGACGATCCCAGTCGCGTCACGCAGATCTCTTGGCGTCCCAG GATCTTCCTTTATGAAGGGTTCCTTTCCGATGAGGAATGTGACCATATCATTAAACTG GCGAGGAGCAAGATGAAGAGATCAATGGTGGCCGACAGTATATCTGGGGAAATTCGCAAGAGCAACGTGCGTACAAGCTTCGGAATGTTTCTTACAAAACATCAG GATGAGGTAATTGCAAGAATTGATCAAAGGATTGCCAAATGGACCTTCCTTCCAGAGG AAAATGCTGAGGCCCTTCAAGTATTACGCTACCAAGAAGGCCAAAAGTATGTACCACATCATGACTATTTTTACGATCCAAAGAACGAAATACGCGGAGGCCATAGGTATGCAACAGTTCTTATGTATCTTTCAGATGTCAAAAAGGGTGGGGAGACTGTCTTTCCAATAGCAGAG GGTGCCTCATCTCAGTTTAAAGATGACAGTTGGTCCGATTGTGCAAAAAATGGCCTTGCAG TGAAACCTAAAAAGGGTGATGCAGTGCTCTTCTTTAGCCTTCACATCAATGGCACAACTGATCCAGCCAGTCTCCATGCTAGCTGCCCTGTCATTGAACGTGAAAAATGGTCAGCGCCAAAATGGATTCATGTCAGGTCCTTCGACAATCCGCAGAAACCAAGCTCGACAAAGGAGTGCTCCGACTACAATGAGAATTGTTCATATTGGGCATCTACGGGGGAGTGCCAAAAGAATCCCAATTACATGATTGGGAACGGTGCCGTACTCGGAAACTGTCGAAAGAGTTGCATGGTGTGCGGCAAGTCCAAGTCGATGCGGCTTATTTCTTGA
- the LOC121997365 gene encoding probable prolyl 4-hydroxylase 7, giving the protein MRSYASSIAFFFSALVLFLVSFPGLVPLAVTEPSIDDPSRVTQISWRPRIFLYEGFLSDEECDHIIKLARSKMKRSMVADNKSGDSRKSNVRTSFGTFLTKHQDEVIARIDQRIAKWTFLPEENAEALQVLRYQEGQKYVPHHDYFFDPKNKIRGGHRYATVLMYLSDVEKGGETVFPIAEGASSQFKDDSWSDCAKMALQ; this is encoded by the exons ATGAGATCCTACGCCTCTTCCAtcgccttcttcttctctgcccTCGTCCTCTTCCTCGTCTCCTTCCCGGGTCTCGTCCCCCTCGCCGTAACCGAGCCCAGCATAGACGATCCCAGTCGCGTCACGCAGATCTCTTGGCGTCCCAG GATCTTCCTTTATGAAGGGTTCCTTTCCGATGAGGAATGTGACCATATCATTAAACTG GCGAGGAGCAAGATGAAGAGATCAATGGTGGCCGACAATAAATCTGGGGATAGTCGCAAGAGCAACGTGCGTACAAGCTTTGGAACGTTTCTTACAAAACATCAG GATGAGGTAATTGCAAGAATTGATCAAAGGATTGCCAAATGGACCTTCCTTCCAGAGG AAAATGCCGAGGCCCTTCAAGTATTACGCTACCAAGAAGGTCAAAAGTACGTACCACATCATGACTACTTTTTCGATCCAAAGAACAAAATACGCGGAGGCCATAGGTATGCAACGGTTCTTATGTATCTTTCAGATGTCGAAAAAGGAGGGGAGACTGTCTTTCCAATAGCAGAG GGTGCCTCATCTCAGTTTAAAGATGACAGTTGGTCTGATTGTGCAAAAATGGCCTTGCAG TGA